From a single Pyxicephalus adspersus chromosome 11, UCB_Pads_2.0, whole genome shotgun sequence genomic region:
- the LOC140340805 gene encoding uncharacterized protein ZSWIM9-like, protein MDDESELQLMEFFSWEEFSTFFDDWCEKRKTLFFLRNYIALNKCKWAIETLQWEVVDALKYSSARLACKNINVSNKKEFVAPKERKEECASDEEDSKDQQGCGAYIFLKLSERKNSLVITKCQLQHNHPLCPIEFNYCFKKGNLLANCCLPIRLTNTISKQFVGSLDIKRLLSCCKTKDHGVMDILNSLDSLFSIDPCAKVKLVFFQDQVLVKTIFLVTTVMVSTCQHYPTVLFFNKVLSFNEDFDLFSFLCADENTQGKDCAYVLVRKGTANILRFASASLVQSIPDIKFKVRCVAVGVDIAEKEVVKEIFPHATVHILHSHVLHTLHSKALEMGVTDDTKLLSFFFLIAASKTPEDYNQAVKNLGLYCTDSFVKYFMDHWHTCREMWVDIWGFKFAHKDASEIVFQHKQKMADLLGSNATVAECILHLLAANSINSEQLKVEEVALHYKSVCTPDAANMIEEELSFLKNSSYNIKQTSRGFSLNDGVSEFIMDQDLVTCSCTIHTSSLLPCRHIFATRLQNGGELFDVKLLSKSHS, encoded by the exons ATGGATGATGAATCTGAGCTGCAGTTGATGGAGTTTTTCTCCTGGGAGGAGTTCTCTACTTTTTTCGATGATTGGTGTGAGAAGaggaaaactcttttttttcttaggaatTACATTGCATTGAACAAATGTAAATGGGCCATTGAGACCCTCCAGTGGGAAGTGGTGGACGCACTGAAGTACAGTTCTGCCCGACTTGcctgtaaaaatattaatgtgtCCAACAAGAAAGAATTTGT agcacctaaagaaagaaaagaggagtgTGCTTCCGATGAAGAAGATTCCAAAGATCAACAGGGTTGTGGTGCCTACATATTCTTAAAGCTAAGTGAGAGGAAGAACAGCCTTGTCATCACTAAGTGCCAGTTACAACACAACCATCCATTATGCCCTATTGAGTTcaattactgctttaaaaaagggaatctgTTGGCAAATTGCTGTCTTCCTATACGACTTACCAACACAATCTCTAAGCAGTTTGTGGGATCCTTGGATATTAAGCGCCTTTTGTCCTGTTGCAAAACTAAAGATCACGGGGTCATGGACATCCTGAATTCACTGGACAGTCTTTTTTCTATTGATCCATGTGCTAAGGTGAAATTAGTATTTTTCCAGGATCAAGTCCTTGTCAAGACTATATTTCTGGTCACAACAGTGATGGTGTCTACATGCCAGCATTACCCCACTGTTTTATTCTTCAACAAAGTCTTGAGCTTTAATGAAGATTTTGAcctttttagttttctttgtgcAGATGAGAATACACAAGGTAAAGACTGTGCCTATGTCCTGGTTAGGAAAggaactgcaaatattttacGGTTTGCCTCAGCCTCACTAGTGCAAAGTATCCCTGATATTAAGTTCAAAGTACGATGTGTAGCAGTTGGTGTTGATATTGCGGAGAAGGAAGTGGTAAAAGAAATATTTCCCCATGCTACAGTTCATATATTACATTCTCACGTTCTACATACCTTGCATAGTAAGGCCCTTGAAATGGGGGTTACAGATGACACAaaacttttgtctttcttttttcttatagCTGCTTCTAAAACCCCTGAAGACTACAATCAAGCAGTTAAAAATTTGGGTCTCTATTGTACAGatagttttgtaaaatatttcatgGATCATTGGCACACATGCCGTGAAATGTGGGTTGATATTTGGGGATTCAAATTTGCACACAAAGATGCCTCAGAGATTGTGTTTCAGCATAAGCAAAAGATGGCTGACCTCTTGGGTTCTAATGCAACAGTGGCGGAATGCATTCTGCATCTCTTAGCTGCAAATTCTATAAATTCAGAACAGTTAAAGGTGGAAGAAGTGGCTTTGCACTACAAATCGGTGTGCACACCAGATGCTGCAAATATGATCGAAGAGGAGCTTAGTTTTTTAAAGAACTCCAGCTACAACATCAAACAAACTTCCAGGGGCTTCTCACTTAATGATGGTGTGTCTGAATTTATTATGGATCAGGATTTGGTCACTTGCAGTTGTACTATCCACACTTCTAGCCTTTTGCCCTGCCGCCATATATTTGCAACACGCCTACAGAATGGAGGGGAACTGTTTGATGTAAAATTGTTATCAAAAAGCCATTCTTAA
- the LOC140340300 gene encoding low affinity immunoglobulin gamma Fc region receptor III-A-like: MYVAVMMALVWATWELVGADVRPVVIFTPEWNKIFAGEPIIMTCYVKSTRKVDETYLWYKEGEWVHTGKSYTIPEAQSSHSGRYQCQTSISDKSDSVSLDVQNGYVILQAPLYIFEGDNIILRCSHHPGFAAKQTIFFKENDVIQDWGPESELFIENIFIKSVWRYRCKKQVYHNLIYYKHTDLVSFSVTGK; this comes from the exons ATGTATGTTGCAGTGATGATGGCCCTTGTCT GGGCTACTTGGGAATTGGTTG gagctGATGTAAGGCCTGTGGTGATCTTCACTCCAGAATGGAACAAGATCTTTGCAGGAGAGCCTATAATAATGACCTGTTATGTGAAGTCTACAAGAAAAGTAGACGAGACCTATCTCTGGTACAAGGAAGGTGAATGGGTACATACGGGGAAGAGCTATACAATTCCAGAAGCCCAGAGCTCACACAGTGGAAGATATCAATGTCAGACAAGTATCAGTGACAAAAGTGACTCTGTCAGTCTGGATGTGCAAAACG GTTATGTCATCCTCCAGGCTCCTCTGTATATTTTTGAAGGGGACAACATCATACTGAGATGTAGCCACCATCCTGGATTTGCTGCCAAACAGACTATATTTTTCAAGGAGAATGATGTCATTCAAGACTGGGGTCCTGAATCTGAgctgtttattgaaaatatattcataaaatctGTTTGGAGATACAGATGTAAAAAGCAAGTCTAccacaatttaatttattataagcACACAGATCTGGTGAGCTTTTCTGTTACAGGTAAATGA